In Mustelus asterias chromosome 30, sMusAst1.hap1.1, whole genome shotgun sequence, a genomic segment contains:
- the LOC144480808 gene encoding uncharacterized protein LOC144480808, with product MEKPWKCEDCGKGYRVPSELEAHRRSHTGERPFTCSGCGKGFSDSSSLQKHQRVHTGETPFTCSQCGKGFTQLSNLRTHQRVHSGERPFTCSQCGKGFTRNSNLQSHQRVHTGERPFTCSQCGEGFTLSSTLRTHQRIHSGERPFTCSQCGKGFTQSSALRTHQRVHTGERPFTCSQCGEGFSRLSSLRTHERVHTGERPFTCPQCGKGFTDSSSFRRHERVHTGERPFTCSQCGKGFTQSSNLRTHQRVHSGERPLTSLYGKGFSLSPQLLRHQQVHE from the coding sequence atggagaaaccgtggaaatgtgaggactgtgggaagggatacagagtcCCCTCTgaactggaagctcatcggcgcagtcacaccggggagagaccgttcacctgctctgggtgtgggaagggattcagtgattcatccagcctacaaaaacaccagcgagttcacactggggagacaccgtttacctgctctcagtgtgggaagggattcactcagttatccaatctgcgcacacaccagcgggttcacagcggggagaggccgttcacctgctctcagtgtggaaaaggattcactcGGAACtccaacctgcagtcacaccagcgagttcacactggggagaggccgttcacctgctctcagtgtggggagggattcactctctcttccaccctgcggacacaccagcgaattcacagtggggagaggccattcacctgctctcagtgtgggaagggattcactcagtcatctgccctgcggacacaccagcgagttcacactggggagcggccattcacctgctctcagtgtggggagggattcagtcggtTATCCAGCTTGCgaacacacgagcgagttcacactggggagaggccgttcacctgccctcagtgtgggaagggattcactgactcaTCCAGCTTCCGgagacacgagcgagttcacactggggagaggccgttcacctgctctcagtgtgggaagggattcactcagtcatccaatctgcggacacaccagcgcgttcactctggggagaggccgcTCACCTCTCTgtatgggaagggattcagtctttcaccccagctgctgagacaccaacaagttcacgagtga